The nucleotide sequence AATAGAACAGAAATGATTAATGACTTCAAGAATTTTCTGAGAGATAATCAAGAAAGTTTTAACAATCATATTACTAAAATTGAGGATATGTCTCCTGATGATGAATGGGCATTAGATGATGAATGGGATAAAATATACTTGCAGGAGGTTGCCAGTAAGAATGGAAGATTATAATATTGGAGACGTATGGTGGGTAAGATTTCCTTTCAGTGATTCAAATGATGATAAGCGTAGACCTGCAATTGTTATTGATGACGAAAAGATAGCTATCCTTGCTATGTATGTTACGAGTAAGAATAAAGACAATCCATTTAGTATTAAAATTGAAGATTGGAAAAATGCAGGCTTAACAAGGGAATCATGGGCTCGTATAGATAAGATCGTTAGTATAATTGAATGGAATATGCTCAATAAAATTGGGTAACTGTCAGATAGGGAACTTTCAAAGATTCTCCAGCTTGTTAAGGAGA is from Lachnospiraceae bacterium C1.1 and encodes:
- a CDS encoding type II toxin-antitoxin system PemK/MazF family toxin is translated as MEDYNIGDVWWVRFPFSDSNDDKRRPAIVIDDEKIAILAMYVTSKNKDNPFSIKIEDWKNAGLTRESWARIDKIVSIIEWNMLNKIG